gctggcctccactCTCGAATTTTAGATGGAATTTAATCGTAGAAATATttgtttctaaatttgaacattcttggcgaaaataaaaagatcagaacattccaaattcaaagctacagaaattcaaaaattcgattttatttttcttaatttcttaaattcttaattttttaagggtgcacagcaaccaaggaagttgttgtcttcttattccaaaattgacaaacttacggacccaatcctgcaagaacctgataataaaaataagcaaattttgttgtaaatcgcttagtagacagtactttaagggatgaatataaaattatatcgataattcccgtagtttcaaaaatactaaaatatctgtaacaaaaatctcggtgcaaaagttctggttgatgtgcaccgttaaattctaaaattctaaaattcttaagttcttaaattcttaaattcttaaattcttaaattcttaaattcttaaattcttaaattcttaaattcttaaattcttaaattcttaaattcttaaatccttaaattcttaaattcttaaattcttaaattctaaaattctaaaattcttaaattcttaaattctttaattcttaaattcttaaattcttaaattcttaaattcttaaattctttaattctttaattctttaattctttaattcttaaattcttaaattcttaaattcttaaattcttatattcttgaatgccacaattttttaagtcatattttttgttagagattttgaaattatgagaagaaaatattttaataatcggAAATTAGATTTCTTTCGTagtgaaattttagcgaggATTCTGGATTaaaaactgtataaaaattcgtagattttgaatttttggactttcgaaatttaaaattttatcatattaaaattttagattttgatttatttttgagcctatatttttgaagttaaattttcaggtttttaaatattatattttctattttgaagattttttttcattacccTTGACTTgaggtatttttaaaaatggatttattgcTTTCATTCTTTTGGAGCCTTCAAGGCTaatatgcagatcggaaggaaaggggtcaagaaacagcttaggttggtacaaatatttttaaaagtttttgtcacccccccccccccccccttcaaaatccgcctgaaaaatcagggggcaaaaaaaatatttttacaataaacttcaaaatttcaatgaaaattcaagtgcaaccagctgaaatcaaattaaaatacattctcctgtgtttaaaatcatttttagcatctttgggtttattaaaaaatcttaagattttttgaaaattttcgatgcaaaatcttttttttcgatacaatttttgtttttgtcagatcttagattttttgaaaactaatgattgcaaaacaactgaactagtgtaaaatgcattttaaaacacttttttcatttaaatgtgaagactatggcttgttatttaaatttttatatttttttattttttgcccccccccccccttgacctcggccagggccgagggacaaaaacttttttaaatatttgcatcggccttaacgaACAgcaggagagggagcgatttcttggggcttttcttcaccctctctgacttgcttgcgctgccgctgctgcccatttgatttttctcttgagcggttccttccgaagtgcgtataccgctttaaacataaaacgagttttttttatcaaatactttctgtacaagtttttctttattaaaaaataaaatttcttaaatgttggtcacgatatttttttatatggcgcggatttcgcgccgTTTCGGATTTTAGGTCGGCGCgaatttggcgcggattttttttcgactctcccgtaacaaccctggtttacggtaccctaagatgtataggtcatcgctgaaattttcaagttatctcagttttagtgaaaaaagtcgatttatccccgttttcgtcattttcccatttctgcgcgtggcgcgtcgaaaaccccagtttttattttcaaaaaatcgtatctcagagtattgaaaacataacttcacaatttttgatatagtgtgtgaaattttccgaggaatccgataaaaatattttcatatataGGCTCTTCGgccccgagaccttcaaaacagcattttatgttttcatacgaccttttcatatgttaagctagatttttgaaatttctaccatttttcccaaatagccaaacttttACCGtataggacagctaaaatcggatgaaatggcgatatgattttttaaaaaaagtggtttttgcgaaaaacgacgaaaattgccatttttttggaccaccctaacacggcgtaggtcaccctgatggccaaacaaaaaaaatacgggtctaatggattcggccaaggaacctccagaaaaattttgagcccgatcggagaacttttttttcgaatcatgctgttttcgtggagaattgctgtatatatatatattttgttcAATAAACTATTGGGTCGAATTGAAAGTCTCATACAACAaatttgaccgagccacgtagcccagtggtaacgcttccgcttcGTAAACGGTAGATCGGGTtccaaatcccggctcggaccagcACAACTGGTAatcttttctcttctggattcgattgcttagtaaaggaaaggtagtgtatcgtcacaaactggaccttatcaagacaccctatggaatgttaacattaaccagTCTTCCCAAAACGCACGCACGCCGTACACGCCGTACAAGTTTTCAGTGCAGATGAACCTCAAACACACCAGGCTACCATGTTCGAGTTCTCCCCGTACGGCGCACTTAAGTTTACACGCGGTGTAAACACGGGGTGCACACCTCGGGTACAACGCCGTGCGAGCGAAGGGCGTATAAAGAGACGAAACAAATGACTGCTTCTCATTCTCTCTGTGGCAAACACTGTAGTGTGACTGCAGCGGAGAATGAAACACCACTTTACAGCAGAAGGAGCGTGAGGGaactatttttgtctcttttctgcGTCGTCAGCCTGCACGGGGTTTGTACCCGAGGTGCAAGGTTCGGTTTAAACTTGAGGTTCGTGTACGGGTACAGGCTGTACACGGCAGAGTTTAGGTTTGCTTTTACGCGTGAACACGCGGTGCTGGTTTTTGACCGAGTACAGAAAACAGAGAACGCGGTTGAACGCGGTGCACGGGGATCACtgacattaaccttaacatgttgaCATCATGTTGATTAGTAAACTGTCacagaatccgctttgtaaataccggcaccgatactcttcacgggaaCAGGGACAACAAATTTCTGACAAAATGTTGACTCAGATGATGCGTAAGCAGAGGAACAACATCTAACTTCatcgttcaattacagctaataaaaagcattttcaactAAGATCGAaggataaatagctcaatgggaagtgagcaagcaagtttttaCCAACAGTTTTactaaataagttgtttaaatagtgaaaattagcaaattagatggagttaggagcgagtgcttaacctgccaaacatacaaaaatttccCCTATTCTCTGCTTTGTCCAGGTTTTTTGGAGTGGCACCACATTAATTGATAATAATGATATCCTGTGACTCATCGAAAGGAGTAAATTCTCTTATGGCTTTTCAACCTGTTGATTTAAGAATGCTCCCACTAACTATAATAATCAAATACCCCTAACCAAGTGTTGAAACTGTAACGTCATTTGTAAGTTTGATtagtttgaataattttagcttattcCGTTTATTTCTTACCAAATCCACATCTTAACCGTCTCATAAAATCAATCTTTTCCAGCTTCCAACGGCGGTCCCAAGAAACCCAAACGCGTCAGCGATGTGAACGCCATGGGAACTCCGGCGCCGATGGCCCAGTTCAACACGTTTGAccaagccgccgccgccgccgctgcaCCGCCAATGGCGACCAACATGGGCTACGGAGCTCCCAACCCCGCAGTTAACCAGTTTGACGCGTACGGTCAAGCGTACGGAAATCAGTACGGAAACTATCCGAACCTGCCACAGCAACAACCGCCGCAGCAGCAGCTACCGGCCCAGATGAACATGCCACAACAGGCGCCGAACGCGGGTGGGCCGCAGTCTGGAGGTGTCCCGGGAATGCCCGGATATCCGGGACAGTTTGCCATGTTTCAGCAGCCCATCGTGCAAGATATGGCGCTGCAGTACGGCCAAAAGTTGGCCGATCAGGGAAAAGAATTGGTGCACTCACAGTTTGAAAAGTACATCCCGGTGACGAAACTAAAGTACTACTTTGCCGTCGACAACAAATATGTTGTCAACAAGTTGAGGCTGATATTCTTCCCGTTTACTCaaactgtaagttttttttttgcttgaatcTTCTTAAGGCATAACTCAAATAAAATGGTACCCTTCCCTGCAGGACTGGTCCCTTAAGTACGATCATGACAATCCAGTTCAGCCGCGCTATGACATTAATGCTCCAGATCTGTACATACCAACGATGGCTTACATTACTTACGTCGTTCTTGCTGGGATTGTTCTCGGTAAGTACCTAGCGCACGGGTCGACACTATCGCTACCGTCAAACGTTCAATACTTCAGCAAAGTGACCGAAGTGGTGGCTCAAAATCTTGGAAACTTGGGAACGTTACTACACTCTACATAACATCCGGCATCCGCCGGAATCTGTTATCTAACGGATTTTAACTATACATACACATTATCTGCTTGCTTTACAGGATTCCAAAACCGTTTCTCTCCCGAGCAACTTGGCATCCAGGCGTCGAGCGCGCTGGCTTACAGCATCTTTGAGCTGGTCGTATACAATTTGACGCTTTATATTGCCAACATACCGACCTCCCTGAAAACACTGGACCTGCTGGCGCTGAGCGGCTACAAGTACGCGTCGATTGTTTCCATCTTGCTGTGCAGTATTTTCCTCCGGAAGGCCGGTTACTACCTCGGCTGGCTCTATGCAAGTGCTGCGCTGGCGTTCTTCTTGGTAAGTACACAAACTTCAGCTTTAAACGCTTCAGATTCTGTTACAAACAAATTTACCTCGTAAATAGTTGCGCACGTTGAAAGCCAAGGTGTTGTCAGAATCCGGTCAGACCCAAGACGCCCCCAGCTACGATCCGTACagacagcagcaacaacagttTGAACATACTGTGGGTCGCAAAAGGAAGTTGTACTTTTTGTTTCTGGTAACAGGATTGCAGCCGCTGCTGGCATTTTGGCTATCGATGCATTTAATTCCGAACGATGCGGTAACGGCTGCTgcataatttgaaaaacttcTTTTCTTTGTCCatatattattttgatatttgattACACAGACGTTTTTGCCACATATGGttagttttcagtttattaAACATCATTTAATATGACTGAAAACTAACGCTAtcaggtaaaattgtttaaaaatgaaattaattttgtgTAACTCGATAGAAGTTTTCCCCGGAAATTAAATAGTTGCTTTCATGAAGTgcaaagttaattttttgaagcaataTCACGGCCCTAACCTTAACAAAGTATGACAATTTCCCACCTTTTTCAAGCAGTATACGCAAGTAGGGGCAGAACGGACCACCCTTGGTTTTCGAGTTAGACTGTAGGTTTTTGCACTTAACTCTGGAGGACATGGGGAACCAGATTTGGGAGGGTCGGAAGTGTCGCAAACaagcaaaaacacaaacatttaTTTGCACCAATTCTATTTAACTCTACTACGACTTGACATCCGACCGGTTCGGCTGCTTGCTTGATTTGTTCCGACGCgcaaactgccgttctacgcataattgtcccatgtcagttttgggcgattttgactttatgacatttttaagtttagtttgatgtgtactttaagaaaaacacataaaatctggtactttgttcgaaaaatcatgaaaaacaacaccaagtctgtttgtcccatcgttaaacttctacgcataattgtcccacaaagtattttcttacacggaatcattagttttactaagtattatgtcttgtttaccttttgtatagcaagagaatcacaaataagggtgatcaactgctaactggggcgattagggacacatagggcgaatatagacccacgggacaattatgcgtagaaacacaaaaatcggtcgaaaaatttcaatcgcgtttttctcagttgcactttttcgaacatgggacaattatgcgtagaacggcagctaACTTCTCGTCGTCTCGTACCCCACATAAACTCAGTGCGGACGTTACGCATCGGCGGCCGTTACTGATCGTGTGGTCCGCCCTAGAACCGCCTTGGCGTGCCATGGGCGCATCGCCTGGGCGGTTCAAaatgatcgctgaaatgtttcaatatcgTTCGCCCCTCAATCGCCGCGGCGAGCCAAAGACTGATTGCCGTGGCGGTTTGCATATGAAGGAATTTATTTCGAAtttgcagggtggccactcaagtcgggaaatcgggaaagtcgggaaaaagtcgggaattcgccaaaatctgccaaaaatcgggaaaaagtcgggaatttatgattttttgtcaaaaagtcgggaaaagtcgggaattctgagcatacttgtttgaaaattatgttttaactcttgaataattttgtaatattttgtacaattttcaaattgaattcactcatttctgctttagtaacttactttaaatttaaggttcttttcactatttcaatatatttgagtaagctgtttaagacattcaaaatcttaatgaatattggagtctttgacacagattttcataatattttttatgaatcaaatgatcgctattaaaaacaagaggtaaagttaatgaaaaactcatataaaaatagagcctaatggccagcttaaaattatgattctatttaattttgtcacataattgaaaattaaacagattccaacttgagtttggcaatggtttttttttggtaaatatttttaattgtttaactaaattcaataagtaatttaaaatatgtttttttaaatgctgcccttgaacttttttttgtgagtatgggtaaattacctaccatagataaagcttgattttcaattttcggaAAACTCAAATAtagaataaaatccaaaattgaaaaacttttttacgttttgaaaacataaagaaaatattgaaattgcaaaaaaataatccaagaaattttgagttattgcaaaattgtctcttcaaacattttgcttaaaataagtggaaaaacataaaatcatatcaaactgaattttcattgaaaaaaaaaacagttaaatactgaccactagataaattaacattgattaaaaaattcaatatcaaaaattacaaaattaataaggaaacttggcaaaaacatttttttccttgacattttttttctaaatcctttgaataaatgataacagcaattatgttttaatcattctttgatttaaaatgatgatgaagtttaaaaaaaataggaacgatattttaagttcagttatctttaactttttgtcatttccagttgaaacgaagtatcaaaaactatacgtttgccaatttaaaaaataacatggaagttataagtatttgtttaacttcagattattttttcaaagactaattgtttttgtttctactctgaatcatgataatgaaattccatttttgaagttttttttatttgttgtttagtttctgtatttacaaaaaatgcctatacttgatttttttttaaattcattgagattttttttctgtggttaatattgacttttcttatagaaagttttttgtttgatatcattctttagataagaaatgcctattatttgagcattctggaaaagtctggaaaaaagtcgggaaaaagtcgggaatttgaaaatggaatttgagtggtcaccctgaatttgacatttcagtcagTTTTCAACGAGCTTCGGTGGGTGTTGTTATTTAATCGGCGGCTGCTGATTTTCGTTGTTAAGTTTGTGTTGGGAgaagtgttgtgttgtttagattgtttacttatgtaaacaaacagttgaaAGTGCGTTTGAAATAGTGATTGAAGGTTGTTTTGCAAGAATAATCGTTATTGTTGGTGTAATTTATGTGACACCCCTTATAAATATTGTTGGCAGATGTGCAAACATTTGGAATACTTagaatttgatatgtttcattgttgttatgatttgatttgttcttttttgtatgtttgtatggaaatttggtgtacattttggtaaaaagtataTCTTTTCCAGGGAAACCTCTTGAAGAGTATCGAggtggcatttacaaagcggattttgTGCCAATGTTTACTCaattaatgttaatgtttttttgtgtgaatgttAACACTCCAAAGGTTGCGGGTTCAGTGCCAGCAGTGGAGGCAATTAGTGCTGCAGCAGCgatttttgtctttcttttgtTTGACGTTTTTTAGGTGTGCATGATGCAGGACGTGGGTAGgaagtaatttcaattattttcaattatcagtTCAGCGGCAACAATATCATTTGaaattgtgtttaatttttttacagctttctggatcatttataaatgaactgcttatatgtatttatctattcttcatttgatttatttgaatgtttataTCATTCCTATTCCTTGTCCTTTTTTCTACCATTCCTCCATACCATATATGACCAAATTTCATGAACTAACGACAGTTACTGAAGTAGCAATAGGAACCATCTGAAGAATTTGTCTTTATAATATAATTATCTTTCTTCCAGCTTCCGGGAatcttcttcaattttaatgccTACTTTTATCTATTCACTAGATGATTTATTTAAGGCTATCGGGCAGCAAATCCAATTTTTTGNNNNNNNNNNNNNNNNNNNNNNNNNNNNNNNNNNNNNNNNNNNNNNNNNNNNNNNNNNNNNNNNNNNNNNNNNNNNNNNNNNNNNNNNNNNNNNNNNNNNAAGGGGCTACCGGAACGTACCCGGTCAGGACAATTTTCACCGATTTTTGATCTCGGGAGCCGTACGAATAATACGGTACATTTTCTTCTTTCAGGGCACTTACAACTTTTCCGTACATTGGACGGTTAAGTGTGCTGATACGGATGCTTGTTTTCAAGATCAATATCTTATACTCACAGCCAGCACGAGATAAAAGATTATCAACTGCTGCTCCAGGGTTATCAGGAATAAGAACAATCGGCGGCTGGCTCTTGTCGTCGTTATCATCATCATCTTTGCCTTGGCGGTTACCGTAAGTGTTGGAGGTTGGAATTGTTGAGGTTGATGGAACCGATTTGCCACCGGAGAATGTTTTTTTCCGGACGAACCTGCGGACTGGTGCTGGTGCGCAGCATCTTGGGCCTTTTTTTGACGGTGTTGAACTGGGCTACGTGGTTGGTAGGAGGGAAGTAGTTTCGTCGGGTCGGGGACATCCGCAGTGTAGTTCTTGAAGACGGCTGGTGTCCAGGTACGTCTGGTGGAATCGGTAGGTTCCTTTACTCGGCCAAGAGATGCACTACGAAGTTGGCCCGGCTGTAGAAACGGGTTGCGACGAACCGGAACGGTCTTTTGTGCCCCCGGGAGAAACATTCACGGATATTTTGTTCACTCGCGTcgagaaaaatataattttacggAGGGCAGAGGAAAGTGAACTTTCACGCTCGAGAGTAGCGAGTGCAATGTCCTCTGAAAAACTctgtttcttgaaaaatcatttttttttttcattccattCATTGTTACAGGCATCTGACCTAAGCAAACCAATTGATAAGAAGCTGTATAAAGGAACAAATCCGAGTTGTCACGATTTTAACGCAACCAATGCTACGTACGAAGGAGCGCCTCTGCTAGTAGGATTTAGCACGGGACAGATCCAGCTGGTTTACCCTGGAAGGCGCGAGCAAGGCAAACTTTACAACGAAGAGGTGAGAATTATGGTTTGAGGTATACGTAGagtgtaaatttaaatttattttttac
This is a stretch of genomic DNA from Culex pipiens pallens isolate TS chromosome 1, TS_CPP_V2, whole genome shotgun sequence. It encodes these proteins:
- the LOC120431913 gene encoding protein YIF1B isoform X2, whose translation is MNYNANSGARQRKLEASNGGPKKPKRVSDVNAMGTPAPMAQFNTFDQAAAAAAAPPMATNMGYGAPNPAVNQFDAYGQAYGNQYGNYPNLPQQQPPQQQLPAQMNMPQQAPNAGGPQSGGVPGMPGYPGQFAMFQQPIVQDMALQYGQKLADQGKELVHSQFEKYIPVTKLKYYFAVDNKYVVNKLRLIFFPFTQTDWSLKYDHDNPVQPRYDINAPDLYIPTMAYITYVVLAGIVLGFQNRFSPEQLGIQASSALAYSIFELVVYNLTLYIANIPTSLKTLDLLALSGYKYASIVSILLCSIFLRKAGYYLGWLYASAALAFFLLRTLKAKVLSESGQTQDAPSYDPYRQQQQQFEHTVGRKRKLYFLFLVTGLQPLLAFWLSMHLIPNDAVTAAA
- the LOC120431913 gene encoding protein YIF1B isoform X3 codes for the protein MNYNANSGARQPSNGGPKKPKRVSDVNAMGTPAPMAQFNTFDQAAAAAAAPPMATNMGYGAPNPAVNQFDAYGQAYGNQYGNYPNLPQQQPPQQQLPAQMNMPQQAPNAGGPQSGGVPGMPGYPGQFAMFQQPIVQDMALQYGQKLADQGKELVHSQFEKYIPVTKLKYYFAVDNKYVVNKLRLIFFPFTQTDWSLKYDHDNPVQPRYDINAPDLYIPTMAYITYVVLAGIVLGFQNRFSPEQLGIQASSALAYSIFELVVYNLTLYIANIPTSLKTLDLLALSGYKYASIVSILLCSIFLRKAGYYLGWLYASAALAFFLLRTLKAKVLSESGQTQDAPSYDPYRQQQQQFEHTVGRKRKLYFLFLVTGLQPLLAFWLSMHLIPNDAVTAAA
- the LOC120431913 gene encoding protein YIF1B isoform X1, coding for MNYNANSGARQRKLEGSSNGGPKKPKRVSDVNAMGTPAPMAQFNTFDQAAAAAAAPPMATNMGYGAPNPAVNQFDAYGQAYGNQYGNYPNLPQQQPPQQQLPAQMNMPQQAPNAGGPQSGGVPGMPGYPGQFAMFQQPIVQDMALQYGQKLADQGKELVHSQFEKYIPVTKLKYYFAVDNKYVVNKLRLIFFPFTQTDWSLKYDHDNPVQPRYDINAPDLYIPTMAYITYVVLAGIVLGFQNRFSPEQLGIQASSALAYSIFELVVYNLTLYIANIPTSLKTLDLLALSGYKYASIVSILLCSIFLRKAGYYLGWLYASAALAFFLLRTLKAKVLSESGQTQDAPSYDPYRQQQQQFEHTVGRKRKLYFLFLVTGLQPLLAFWLSMHLIPNDAVTAAA
- the LOC120431913 gene encoding protein YIF1B isoform X4, producing MNYNANSGARQRKLEGSSNGGPKKPKRVSDVNAMGTPAPMAQFNTFDQAAAAAAAPPMATNMGYAYGQAYGNQYGNYPNLPQQQPPQQQLPAQMNMPQQAPNAGGPQSGGVPGMPGYPGQFAMFQQPIVQDMALQYGQKLADQGKELVHSQFEKYIPVTKLKYYFAVDNKYVVNKLRLIFFPFTQTDWSLKYDHDNPVQPRYDINAPDLYIPTMAYITYVVLAGIVLGFQNRFSPEQLGIQASSALAYSIFELVVYNLTLYIANIPTSLKTLDLLALSGYKYASIVSILLCSIFLRKAGYYLGWLYASAALAFFLLRTLKAKVLSESGQTQDAPSYDPYRQQQQQFEHTVGRKRKLYFLFLVTGLQPLLAFWLSMHLIPNDAVTAAA